The genomic segment AACCAGCTCGGCCCGAGCGCGGCGTGGAGCGGCTCGGAGTTCTTCGTCGCTTGGGAAGATCACCGGTCGCACGGCGCGGCCGGCGAGATCTACGGGCGGCGCGTGCCTTCGAGCGGCCCGCCGGCCGGCGCCGACGTCCCGATCGCCGCCGGCGCGTCCCGCCGCGAGACGCCGGCGGTGGTGGACGCGCGCGACGGAGCGCCGGGCGGAAACCTCGAGGTCGTCTGGCGCGAGGAGCGGAGCGGACAATGGGACGTCTTCGGCGCGCTCGTCCGCGGCGACGGCCTCGTGCGCGAGCCGAGCGCGCTCGGGATCGCGCTCGAGCGGGGCGACAAGTCGGCGCCCTCGATCGCCGCCGGCGCCAACGGCGAGATGCTCGTCGCGTATTCGCGCCTCGATCCGCTCTCGCCGTTCGGCGTCGCGCGCGCGCGGTCACGTGTCCTCTCCACCGGCCTGCGCGCGGGCGCGTGCACGAGCGACGCCGACTGCGCGACGCGCTTCTGCACCGACGGCGCGTGCTGCGACGATCGCTGCGACGCGCCGTGCCGCGCCTGCGGGACGGGCACGTGCGCGCTGGTGACGAGCGGGCAGGACGATCGCTGCAGCGGCATCAGCTCGTGCAGCGCGACGGGCGAGTGCCATCGCGCGAACGGCCAGCCGTGCCAAGCCGCGAGCGAGTGCGCGAGCGGCGTGTGCGATCGCGACGACGGCGTGTGCTGCGACCGCGCGTGCGACGGCGAGTGCAACACGTGCAAGTCGAAGGAGGCGCCCGGCACGTGCACGGCGCTCCTCGCCGGCACCGCGCCGGTGAACTGCGTCCCCTTCGCGTGCGACGGCAAGAGCGACCAATGCCCGACGTCGTGCGAGAGCGACATCGCGTGCGCGCGCCCGAACGTCTGCCTGCCGGGCGGGAGGTGCGAGCCGCTCACGGCGCCGACGTGCATCGACACGAAGACGATCAAGGCGCCGAGCGGCCTCGTGACCGACTGCACGCCCTACGCGTGCGCGGGCTCGAGCTGCGTGAACCCATGCAAGTCCGTCGCCGACTGCGTGACCGGCTTCGTCTGCGACGTCGACGGCAAGTGCGTCGAGCCCCCGCCGCAGGCCGACACAGGCGGCTGCACCTGCCGCGCCGCGCCGGCGGGCAGCGCCTCGCGCGCCGAGCTCGCGTGGCTCGCGGCGGCCCTCCTCACCGCGCTGCGCCGCAGTCGGCCGCGAGCGCGCGCTACCGGCGGGCGAGGCGGTGCATGATGGCGCGGCTCACGCTCGGGAGGAGGCCGCCGAGGCGGCCGAGGAGGGCGACGTCGGGTTGGGGGACGTGGTGGAGGCCGCGACCGTGGGCCGCCTTCCATACGACCTCGGCGACGTCGTCGGCGGTGAGCTTGACGCCGAAGCGGTCGAGCGTCTTCGAGCGGTGCGTCTGCGACGAGACCATCGGCGTGTCGACGTAGCTCGGCATCACGTCGCAGACGCGCACGCCGCGGGGGCGGAGCTCGATGTCGAGCGCCTCCGTGAGCGCGCGGACGGCGAACTTCGTCGCGGAGTACGCGGCGAGCTCGGGTTGCCCGTAGACGGCCGACGCGCTCGACATGTTCACGATCGCGCTCGAGCCGTGGGCCCGCGCCGTGCGCTCGAGGAGCGGCAGGCTCCGCTGGATCCCGAGGATGACGCCCATCACGTTCACCTCGAGCTGCTTCCGGCACTCCGCCGGCGCGACGTCCTCGAAGCGGCCCATCCGCAGGATGCCCGCGCAGTTGAAGAGGACGTCCATCCGGCCGTACGCGGACTCGAAGTCGGCGACGGCCGCGGTCCACGACTCCTCGTTCGCGACGTCGATGCGGCCGTGCGATGCGTTCGGGAGCGACTCCGCCGTCTTGCGCGCGCCCTCGACGTCGATGTCCCAGCACCCGACCGCGAAGCCGCGGCGGCCGAAGAGGAGCGCGCTCGCGCGGCCGATGCCCGAGGCCGCGCCTGTGACGAAGATCGACTTCATGCGCGCGAGCGTAGACGAGAGCCGTGCTAGCGTCCCCCGCCATGGCCGGCCGCTACGGAATGTCGTTCGCGAAGAAGCACATCGAAGACGGGGAGTACGAGGAGGCGGTCACGGCCGCGTCCGAGGCGATCGCGGGCGGCGACGCCGGCCCCGAGCCGCTCGTCGATCGCGCGACCGCGTACGACCTCCTCGAGCGACACGCCGA from the Labilithrix sp. genome contains:
- a CDS encoding SDR family oxidoreductase, coding for MKSIFVTGAASGIGRASALLFGRRGFAVGCWDIDVEGARKTAESLPNASHGRIDVANEESWTAAVADFESAYGRMDVLFNCAGILRMGRFEDVAPAECRKQLEVNVMGVILGIQRSLPLLERTARAHGSSAIVNMSSASAVYGQPELAAYSATKFAVRALTEALDIELRPRGVRVCDVMPSYVDTPMVSSQTHRSKTLDRFGVKLTADDVAEVVWKAAHGRGLHHVPQPDVALLGRLGGLLPSVSRAIMHRLARR